One window of the Triticum dicoccoides isolate Atlit2015 ecotype Zavitan chromosome 3B, WEW_v2.0, whole genome shotgun sequence genome contains the following:
- the LOC119275961 gene encoding DEAD-box ATP-dependent RNA helicase 15, whose amino-acid sequence MGEAKDAEVYEEDLVDYDEEVENAVDGAAANPSVDVVKKGYVGIHSSGFRDFLLKPELLRAIQDCGFEHPSEVQHECIPQAILGMDVICQAKSGMGKTAVFVLSTLQQIDPVAGQVAALVLCHTRELAYQICNEFERFSKYLSETKVAVFYGGVHIKKHKDLLKNECPHIVVGTPGRILALARDKDLSLKNVRHFILDECDKMLDSLDMRRDVQEIFKMTPHDKQVMMFSATLSKEIRPVCKKFMQDPMEIYVDDEAKLTLHGLVQHYIKLSEAEKNRKLNDLLDALDFNQIVIFVKSVGRASELNRLLCECNFPAICIHSGMTQEERLTRYKNFKEGHKRILVATDLVGRGIDIERVNIVINYDMPDSADTYLHRVGRAGRFGTKGLAITFVASASDSDVLNQVQERFEVDIKELPEQIDTSTYMPS is encoded by the exons ATGGGAGAAGCCAAGGACGCCGAGGTGTACGAGGAGGATCTCGTCGACTACGATGAGGAGGTGGAGAACGCCGTCGACGGCGCAGCCGCCAACCCTTCCGTCGACGTCGTCAAGAA GGGTTACGTGGGAATCCACAGCTCAGGGTTCAGGGACTTCCTGCTCAAGCCAGAGCTGCTCCGTGCGATCCAGGACTGCGGGTTTGAGCATCCTTCCGAAG TGCAACATGAGTGCATCCCTCAAGCCATTCTCGGAATGGATGTCATCTGTCAAGCAAAATCTGGGATGGGCAAGACTGCTGTTTTTGTCCTCTCAACTCTCCAGCAGATTGATCCGGTTGCTGGGCAAGTAGCTGCACTTGTGTTATGCCATACACGAGAGTTAGCATACCag ATTTGCAATGAATTCGAGAGGTTTAGCAAGTACCTGTCAGAAACAAAAGTTGCTGTCTTCTATGGTGGCGTTCACATAAAAAAACACAAGGATTTGTTGAAGAATGAATGTCCTCACATTGTGGTTGGCACACCTGGAAGGATCCTAGCTCTGGCTAGAGACAAGGACCTTTCATTGAAGAATGTGAGGCATTTCATTCTTGATGAATGTGACAAGATGCTTGATTCACTTG ACATGCGTAGAGATGTCCAGGAGATCTTCAAGATGACACCCCATGATAAACAAGTGATGATGTTTTCAGCAACACTCAGCAAGGAAATTCGCCCGGTTTGCAAGAAATTTATGCAAGAT CCCATGGAAATTTATGTTGACGATGAGGCTAAACTGACCCTTCATGGTCTAGTTCAG CACTATATTAAACTAAGTGAGGCGGAGAAGAATCGGAAATTGAATGATCTCTTAGATGCGCTCGACTTCAACCAAATTGTGATATTTGTTAAAAGTGTTGGTAGAGCTTCAGAACTTAACAGGCTGCTCTGTGAATGCAATTTTCCTGCGATCTGCATACATTCGGGAATGACACAGGAGGAGAG GCTGACCCGGTATAAGAACTTCAAGGAAGGGCACAAGAGGATCCTTGTGGCTACGGATTTGGTTGGCAGGGGGATTGATATTGAGCGTGTCAATATTGTCATAAACTATGACATGCCTGATTCTGCTGATACATACTTGCACAGG GTTGGAAGGGCTGGGCGTTTTGGAACCAAAGGGCTTGCAATAACATTTGTTGCTTCTGCCTCTGACTCTGACGTCCTCAATCAG GTGCAAGAAAGGTTTGAGGTTGACATCAAGGAGCTGCCTGAGCAGATCGACACTTCAACATACA TGCCATCTTGA